A window of Ardenticatenales bacterium genomic DNA:
CTGCTTCGATTTTGGCGTATGCCGGCATCACCACCCGCACATCATGCCCCATCTTCCGCAACGCCTTGGGCAGCGCCCCGGCCACGTCTCCCAATCCCCCCGTTTTGGCAAACGGAGCCACCTCCGCGCTAAGAAACAAAATCTTCAGTGAACGATCCATCATGGCACCTTCTTTTACGGCAAGAGCAAACTGCGCGAGACCAAATGGTTGACTCTACTGAAAAAAGGCCAAAAACCGGGTTTTTACACATGAACCACTCTGGTAATTTCGGCCGGACACTCGAAAAACCCGGTTTTTTCAGTGAACTCAATGGTTCGCTATGATAAACCCAATTGTGCCCGATCCGCGACCAAAAACCAACATCAACTACCTGCCGACAACCGGCAACCGGCAACGACTGCCACGCCTTTTCACGCCAGGGCTGAATCGTGTACAATCTAAGTGGAGATTCCTATGTCATTACGTCGCATGTTGCCCTTTATCCTGATCAACGTCATTGTTTCCGCCGCCGTGATCCTGGCGATCCTGTTCTGGTGGGAGCAGAGACACCCGGCGGTGGAACCGGCAGCCGCCAGCACGCCCGCCGCCGCCGCGACCACGGTTTTTGTGCCGGCATTGCCGGCGGAAGTCAACAACGCACCACCGGAAGAAGCCACCCCCGCGCCGGAAACCAATGAAGGCCCACCCGTCTACGTCGTGCAGTCCGGCGACACGCTGGGCAAAATCGCCACCGAATTCGACGTACCCGTGGCGGACATCATGGCCGCCAATGGTCTGGACAACCCGAACGTCATCAACGCGGGTCAGTCGCTGATCATCCCCGTCGGCGGCCTGACGACGCCCACGGCCCCGCCGCCCACCGCCGCGCCTACCCAGGCCGCGCTGCCCACGGTCACGGCGGCGTTTGTGCAGGGAGACGTTAACGTGGAGATCGTGGCCGTGATTGGTGTGGGCAGTCTCACGGATGAGGCCGTTTTTATTCGCAACAGCGGCAGCCAGACGGTGGCGCTACAGGGCTGGACGCTCTCCGATCCGGTGGGGCGCGTTTATACGTTTGATCAGGTCACGCTTTTTGGCGGCAGTGATGAGTTAAATGCCGGCATCAGCGTCCACACCGAAGCAGGACAAGACAATTCCACCGACCTGTATTGGGGGCTGGAACAAGCAATCTGGCACATTGGTGACACCATAACCCTGCGCAACCCGGCAGGCGTCCTGCAAGCGGAATACACCATTCCGGCCCCCTGAAAGTAGTTGAAGCAGAAACCCCAAAGGTGCGACGCACCTGTAATCGACATTGCGGGGCAAGCGCGTCGCACCTGCCACTGTGAGCAATGGAGGTTGTCATGCGTGCACTTATCGATCCCCGGGGCGAAGCATTCGCTTATTTACGCGGAAACACCCTGTACACCCTCGAAGGCGAGCCGACCGGACGCATCGAAGGGAAATTCGTGCTAGACCTGGGAGGCAAGCCCATCTGGCGCATCGCGGGTGATGGCGTCTATACCATCTCCGGCGACCGTCATATCGGCTACTTCGGCAGCGAAATGCCCGAAGAGTACGACTATTAACCGCACGGCCCAAAAAACCCGATTTTTGACAGAATCGGGTTTTTTCCGAATCGACAATCAGGATTGCGCGGAGTCTTGTGTCATCCGCGAGCAGGCGGTGTTGCCAATACCGCCAACTGTCAACTTTTTTCAGGCGCGTGTAACTACTAAGCCAGATTGGACCAATTTGCTCTGGTGAAAATCGCCATTGAAAGCGTGAAATTGGTCCAATCTCCAGAGAGCGTTAGTAGTTACAGGCGCGTTAGAAAGCCGCCCGACGAGGTCTTTTCATAAGGAGGAAAAACCGATGAAGCATTGGCGTATTTTAGTTGGCGTATTCGGGGCAATGGTGTTGCTCCTTGTGGCCTTGACAACCACATTTGCTCAATCTTTCGCCGAAAAAATCAACGGAGCGGGAGGATTTGCCCTCATCTACACGCCTGGACAGGGCATTGGCATCGCCACCAACCTGTACAGCGATGGGACCAATTTTGGCGTTGGCACATCAAGCCCCACCGCCAATCTCCATGTGTTGAATAGCGCCTCAGATGTGCGCCTGCTGCTCCAAAGCAGCGGTCCCCCTCTCAGCGGGTCAGCTCAATACGTTGCCGATGCGGCCGCGGGCCAACCAGCCGGTCTCATTCTGCGCGAAGGGGGTACGAGCCATTGGAACATCTACAACCAAACCCAGGGCGATCTGCGGATTTTTAGCTATCAGTTTGGCAATGGGGCCGACGTCTTTTCCATTAAACCGGCAGGCAATGTGGGCATCGGCACCACAAACCCGCTTTCCCGGTTGGCCGTTAGCGGACTCCCAAATTCGGCCCCAGATGGCTCTGGTTTCGGCGGCCTATTGTGCATCACCAACAACGGCAACATCTTCCGCTGCGGCGCGACGCGAGAAGTGGAAGCGATGCAGCAAACAATGCTGGATATGGAAGCGCGCATTGAGGCGTTAGAGGCTGCGTTGCTACCGGAATCCGAATAATCCCGTAGCCAGCAAAGCCCGATTTTTGACAAAAATCGGGCTTTTGACAAGACAAGAGGAGTTCTTCATGCGATTAGGCGCACACATGAGTACGGCAGGGGGCGCGTACAGGGCGTTTGCCCGCGGCGATGAGGCCGGCTGCGATACCATGCTCATCTTCACCAAAAGCAACCGCCAGTGGAAGGCGAAACCGATCACGGAGGCGGACGTCGCCGCTTTCCGGGAGGCGCAAGCCACGTACAGCCACATCGACCCCGTGGCCGTCCACGCCAGCTACCTGATCAACGTGGCCTCCCCGGACCCGGCCCTGTGGGAAAAATCGTATCAGGCGCTCAAGGACGAGGTGGAGCGGGCGGATGCGTTTGGCCTGTCGTTCCTCACCTTCCATCCCGGCTCTTTCGTCAACGGTGACGAGCAATCCGGGCTGGACGCCATCGCGCGGGCGCTGACGCGGCTGCTGCAAGAGACGGAACAGTGCCAGACCACCATCTGCCTGGAGACAATGGCCGGGCAGGGAACCAATTTGGGTGCGAGCTTTGCGCAGTTGGCTTACCTGCTGGCGGAAAGCGGCCCGCATCCGCGCCTGGGCGTCTGCTTCGACACTTGCCACGTTTTTGCCGCCGGCTACGACATCCGCACCCCGGAAACCTACGCGCAAACGATGACGGCGTTTGACCACGCCATTGGCCTGGAGCAAATCCGGTGCTTCCATTTCAACGACAGCCAGCATGGGCTGGGCGAGAACAAAGACCGGCACGCGCATATCGGCCAGGGGCAGATTGGTCTTGCCGGCTTCGCCAATTTCGTCAACGATCCGCGCTGGGCCAACCATGCCGCGCACCTGGAAACGAAGCCCACGGAGAAGGATGAGGAAGGGCGGGAGATTGACATGAATCAGGTGAACCTGGCTACGCTGCGCGGACTTATCACGCTCTCGGATTAGTCGCTATGACATCCCTGGTGGACAGATACGGGCCGTGGGCGCTGGTGACGGGGGCGTCGGCGGGGTTGGGGGCGGAGTTTGCGCGCCAGTTGGCGGCGCATGGCCTGAATCTGGTGCTGGTGGCGCGGCGCAAGGAGCGGCTCTACGATTTGGGATATGCGCTACAGGAGGCGCATGGCGTGGAGGCGGTGGCGGTGGGGCTGGACCTGTCGCGGGAGGATTTCTGGCCGACGCTGGCGCGGGCGACCGAGGGGCTGGAGGTTAACCTGCTGGTGAATAATGCGGGGTTCAGCCTGACGGGTGCGCTGACGGAACTGCCGTTGGAACGACAGATTGAGATGCTGCACCTGAACTGCCGCGCGCCGCTGATTTTGAGCCATGCGTATGGGGGCTTGATGCGGGAGCGGGGACGCGGGGGGATTGTGTTTATGTCGTCGATTGTGGGGTTTGTGCCGACGCCGAACTGGACGAATTATGCCGGCACAAAAGCCTACAATCTCTTCCTCGGTGAAGGGATGGCGGCGGAGATGCGGCGGCACGGCGTGGACGTCCTGGTGGTTGCCCCCGGTCATACGCGCACGGAGTTTCATGAAAATGCCGGCATTGGCCCCCTCCTCCCCATGGAACCCGCCGCCGTCGTCCGCGAAACCCTGAACAACCTCGGCCAGACCCACCTCATCATCCCCGGCAGCGCCAACCGCCTCCTCGTCTTCCTCCCCCGCTTCCTCCCCCGTCGCCTCAACGCCCGCGTCTCCGGCCTCATCGTCAAAGGACTTCAAGGATTGGTTCCATGAGCAACAGCACCCGCCTCTCCGATCTGCGCAACATCGGCCAGCAAACCGAACGCTGGCTCCACGCCATCGGCATCCACAACCTCTCCCAACTGGAGGCCGTCGGCCCCGTCGCCGCCTACCGCCAACTCCAGGACCTGGGCTACAACGTCAGCCTCAACCTCGTCTACGCCCTCCAGGGCGCCATCATCAACGCCCCCTGGAACGAACTACCCCCCGCCTTGCGCGAGCAACTGCGCGCCGAAGTATCCGCGCTGGCCCGACACGCGCCCGGTGATGCCCCCCTCTTCATCGTCGATGGACACCTGGACATCGCCTACAACAGCCTCAAGTTCAACCGCGACTTCCGCCACACCGTGGCCGAACTGCGGCAGCAAGAAGCGGATGCCCCCTCCCCCAATGGTATCGCCACCATCTCCCTGCCCGACCTGATACAGGGTGGCGTGGGGCTGGCCCTCGCCAGCATCTTCGTCATGCCCCTGAAGTCCCCCATGAAGTTTGTCTACCACGAGCCGACCACCTATGAAGATGGGCGCGACGCCCACCGCAAAGGCATGGCGCAGTTGGATTACTATCACCGCCTGGCGGACGAAATCGAAGCGGTGCGCCTGGTCACGGACCGGGCGGCGCTGCAAGA
This region includes:
- a CDS encoding SDR family oxidoreductase, with amino-acid sequence MTSLVDRYGPWALVTGASAGLGAEFARQLAAHGLNLVLVARRKERLYDLGYALQEAHGVEAVAVGLDLSREDFWPTLARATEGLEVNLLVNNAGFSLTGALTELPLERQIEMLHLNCRAPLILSHAYGGLMRERGRGGIVFMSSIVGFVPTPNWTNYAGTKAYNLFLGEGMAAEMRRHGVDVLVVAPGHTRTEFHENAGIGPLLPMEPAAVVRETLNNLGQTHLIIPGSANRLLVFLPRFLPRRLNARVSGLIVKGLQGLVP
- a CDS encoding LysM peptidoglycan-binding domain-containing protein; translation: MSLRRMLPFILINVIVSAAVILAILFWWEQRHPAVEPAAASTPAAAATTVFVPALPAEVNNAPPEEATPAPETNEGPPVYVVQSGDTLGKIATEFDVPVADIMAANGLDNPNVINAGQSLIIPVGGLTTPTAPPPTAAPTQAALPTVTAAFVQGDVNVEIVAVIGVGSLTDEAVFIRNSGSQTVALQGWTLSDPVGRVYTFDQVTLFGGSDELNAGISVHTEAGQDNSTDLYWGLEQAIWHIGDTITLRNPAGVLQAEYTIPAP
- a CDS encoding deoxyribonuclease IV encodes the protein MRLGAHMSTAGGAYRAFARGDEAGCDTMLIFTKSNRQWKAKPITEADVAAFREAQATYSHIDPVAVHASYLINVASPDPALWEKSYQALKDEVERADAFGLSFLTFHPGSFVNGDEQSGLDAIARALTRLLQETEQCQTTICLETMAGQGTNLGASFAQLAYLLAESGPHPRLGVCFDTCHVFAAGYDIRTPETYAQTMTAFDHAIGLEQIRCFHFNDSQHGLGENKDRHAHIGQGQIGLAGFANFVNDPRWANHAAHLETKPTEKDEEGREIDMNQVNLATLRGLITLSD